Proteins from a genomic interval of Hydrogenophaga sp. PAMC20947:
- a CDS encoding feruloyl-CoA synthase, with the protein MTSARYRPMTFGVTRAILRDGATGTHYLRAEQALPPYPERLTDRLVHWAKDRPDQTLFARREKHADGSSGNWTHISFAQALDAARRIGQGLLNRGLSPDRPVLILSENDLEHALLALGCLYAGVPYCPTSPPYSLISQDYDKLKHVVKTLTPGLVFAADGQRYSRAMLATLDDSVELVTTHGSVPGRNTTSFAALMATEPTPAIDVAMGATGPDTITKFLFTSGSTKMPKAVINTQRMWCANQQQMAASMPVLTEGPLVLVDWLPWNHTFGGNHNFGMVIHHGGTLYIDDGKPTPALIGETLRNLREISPTVYFNVPTGFEAIANAMQTDEQLRKTLLDKVRMFFYAGAALAQPIWDRLFESQEQEIGERIVMCTGLGMTESGPFGLFVTSPDVKAGDLGLPTPGLELKLVDTGGKTEVRYKGPNITPGYWRMPAETADACDEEGFFKTGDAVKWIDETDIHLGLKFDGRIAEDFKLATGTFVSVGPLRAKIIAAGAPFIQDAVLTGINLKEVGAMVFPTPAVRSLAGMPAEASMHDVVDHPAVIAHFQTVVNDLASAATGSANRIARLCLLADPPTIDRGEITDKGSINQRAVLTHRADTAAKLHADELHFILKPQ; encoded by the coding sequence ATGACAAGCGCCCGATACCGCCCCATGACATTCGGCGTCACCCGTGCCATCCTGCGCGATGGCGCCACCGGCACCCACTACCTGCGCGCGGAACAGGCGCTGCCGCCCTACCCTGAACGCCTGACAGACCGCCTGGTGCACTGGGCCAAAGATCGCCCGGACCAGACCCTCTTCGCGCGCCGGGAAAAGCATGCCGACGGCAGCAGCGGCAACTGGACGCACATCAGCTTCGCCCAGGCACTGGATGCCGCACGCCGCATCGGTCAGGGCTTGCTGAACCGGGGCCTGTCGCCCGATCGGCCGGTGCTGATCCTCAGCGAAAACGACCTCGAACACGCCCTGCTGGCACTCGGCTGCCTGTACGCAGGCGTTCCCTATTGCCCCACGTCGCCGCCCTACTCCCTCATCAGCCAGGACTACGACAAACTCAAGCATGTGGTCAAAACGCTCACGCCCGGCCTGGTCTTCGCCGCTGATGGTCAGCGATACAGCCGCGCCATGCTGGCCACCCTCGACGACAGCGTGGAGCTGGTCACCACGCACGGCAGCGTGCCCGGACGCAACACCACTTCATTTGCCGCCTTGATGGCCACCGAACCCACGCCTGCCATCGATGTGGCGATGGGGGCGACGGGGCCGGACACGATCACCAAATTTCTCTTCACATCGGGGTCTACCAAGATGCCCAAGGCGGTGATCAACACACAGCGCATGTGGTGCGCCAACCAGCAACAAATGGCCGCTTCCATGCCGGTGCTGACGGAAGGCCCGCTGGTGCTGGTCGACTGGCTGCCCTGGAACCACACGTTTGGTGGCAACCACAACTTCGGCATGGTGATCCACCATGGCGGCACGCTCTACATCGATGATGGCAAACCCACGCCCGCCCTGATCGGTGAGACGCTGCGCAACCTGCGCGAAATCTCACCCACGGTGTACTTCAACGTGCCCACCGGTTTTGAAGCCATTGCCAATGCGATGCAAACCGATGAACAACTGCGCAAGACTTTGCTCGACAAGGTCAGGATGTTTTTCTATGCGGGGGCCGCCCTGGCGCAACCCATCTGGGATCGCCTGTTCGAGAGCCAGGAACAAGAAATCGGTGAGCGCATCGTGATGTGCACGGGTCTGGGCATGACCGAGTCGGGCCCATTTGGCCTTTTCGTCACCAGCCCCGATGTGAAGGCCGGTGACCTGGGTCTGCCCACCCCCGGTCTGGAGCTGAAGCTGGTCGACACCGGTGGCAAAACCGAAGTTCGCTACAAAGGCCCCAACATCACGCCCGGCTACTGGCGCATGCCCGCAGAAACGGCCGACGCTTGCGATGAAGAGGGTTTCTTCAAGACGGGTGATGCGGTGAAATGGATCGATGAAACCGACATCCACCTGGGCCTGAAGTTCGACGGCCGCATCGCCGAAGACTTCAAACTGGCGACCGGCACCTTCGTGAGCGTGGGTCCGCTTCGCGCCAAAATCATCGCGGCCGGCGCACCCTTCATTCAGGACGCGGTGCTCACCGGCATCAACCTCAAAGAAGTCGGCGCCATGGTCTTCCCCACACCCGCCGTGCGCTCCCTGGCTGGCATGCCCGCTGAGGCATCGATGCACGACGTGGTGGACCACCCGGCTGTGATTGCTCATTTCCAGACCGTGGTCAACGACCTGGCCAGCGCGGCCACCGGCAGCGCCAACCGCATCGCCCGCCTCTGTCTGCTCGCCGACCCACCCACCATCGACCGTGGCGAGATCACGGACAAAGGTTCAATCAACCAGCGCGCTGTGCTGACCCACCGGGCCGACACCGCCGCCAAGCTGCACGCGGATGAACTGCACTTCATCCTCAAACCCCAGTAG
- a CDS encoding thiolase family protein — protein MATKGFFNAFNDVVILDGVRTPMVDYCGALGHISPTDLGIKAAREALLRSGVSGVDIGSVITGNMAPGDFDQFFLPRHIGLYAGVPVEVPAIMTQRICGTGFELFRQAGEQIEAGACDTALVVGTENMTRNPIAAFDHRTGFKLGAPVGFKDYMWEALKDPAAGINMIQTAENLAKKYSISREEVDGFASASFAKAVAAQASGFLAGEIVSVITERFELEGYEPRGIKLQGKLTEVTADTHPRISPAEVLAKLRTVYEGGVQTGGNSAALVDAAAACVVSSGAYAKARGKQPLARVVAAAAVGVPPEIMGIGPAPAIRLLLERTGLKLNDIGRFEINEAQGAQTLAVGRELGLDLDKLNVNGGAIALGHPLAATGVRLTLTLARELQRSGQRYGISSACVGGGQGIALLIENTSI, from the coding sequence ATGGCAACCAAAGGCTTCTTTAATGCATTCAATGACGTCGTCATCCTCGACGGTGTGCGCACACCCATGGTGGACTACTGCGGCGCACTCGGCCACATCTCCCCCACCGACCTCGGCATCAAAGCAGCACGCGAAGCGCTGCTGCGCTCTGGCGTATCAGGCGTCGACATCGGATCCGTGATCACCGGAAACATGGCCCCCGGCGACTTCGATCAATTTTTCCTGCCGCGCCACATTGGCCTGTACGCGGGCGTGCCCGTCGAGGTACCAGCCATCATGACGCAGCGCATCTGCGGCACCGGCTTCGAGTTGTTCCGCCAGGCCGGCGAGCAGATTGAGGCAGGCGCCTGCGATACCGCGCTGGTGGTGGGCACCGAAAACATGACGCGCAACCCCATCGCCGCCTTTGACCACCGCACCGGCTTCAAGCTGGGCGCCCCGGTGGGATTCAAGGACTACATGTGGGAAGCATTGAAAGATCCTGCGGCCGGCATCAACATGATCCAGACCGCCGAAAACCTGGCCAAGAAATACAGCATCAGCCGCGAAGAAGTGGATGGCTTTGCATCGGCTTCGTTCGCCAAAGCAGTGGCCGCACAAGCCAGCGGCTTCCTGGCTGGCGAGATTGTTTCGGTGATCACCGAAAGATTTGAACTCGAAGGCTACGAGCCACGCGGCATCAAGCTGCAAGGCAAGCTCACCGAGGTCACCGCCGACACCCACCCGCGCATCTCACCGGCGGAAGTACTGGCCAAACTGCGCACAGTTTATGAGGGCGGCGTGCAGACAGGTGGCAACAGCGCCGCGCTGGTGGACGCAGCGGCGGCTTGTGTGGTGAGCTCGGGCGCCTATGCCAAAGCCCGGGGCAAGCAGCCGCTGGCGCGTGTCGTTGCAGCCGCTGCCGTGGGCGTGCCCCCTGAAATCATGGGCATCGGACCGGCACCGGCCATTCGCCTGCTGCTGGAGCGCACAGGCTTGAAGCTCAACGATATCGGCCGCTTCGAAATCAACGAAGCGCAAGGGGCTCAAACGCTGGCCGTGGGCCGCGAGCTGGGCCTGGACCTCGACAAGCTCAACGTCAACGGTGGCGCCATTGCGCTGGGACACCCACTGGCCGCCACGGGCGTTCGTCTCACGCTCACGCTGGCGCGAGAGCTGCAACGCTCAGGCCAGCGCTACGGCATCTCCAGCGCCTGCGTCGGTGGCGGTCAGGGCATCGCCCTGCTGATCGAAAACACAAGTATTTAG
- a CDS encoding SDR family NAD(P)-dependent oxidoreductase, translated as MKIQGHAALVTGGGSGLGEATARELARLGAKVAVLDVNLDNARRVAADIGGIACACDITNTESLQAAIDTAAAAHGPARILMNIAGIGTAKRVVGKDGSPAPLEDFAKVINVNLIGSYNASRLFAAACVKLEPMEDGERGVMIFTASVAAFDGQVGQQAYSASKGGLVGMTLPMARDLAQHGIRVCTIAPGLFATPLMQQLPEPVQESLAKSIPFPSRLGKPEEFAELAAHIVTNGHLNGEVIRLDGALRMAPR; from the coding sequence ATGAAAATCCAAGGACATGCCGCACTCGTCACCGGTGGAGGCTCCGGCCTCGGTGAAGCCACCGCCCGCGAACTCGCCCGCCTGGGCGCCAAAGTTGCGGTGCTGGACGTCAACCTCGACAACGCCAGGCGGGTCGCCGCCGACATTGGCGGCATCGCCTGCGCCTGCGACATCACCAACACCGAGAGCCTGCAGGCCGCCATTGACACGGCGGCGGCGGCCCACGGCCCGGCACGCATCCTGATGAACATCGCAGGCATTGGCACCGCCAAGCGCGTGGTTGGCAAGGATGGCTCGCCCGCGCCACTCGAAGACTTCGCCAAGGTCATCAACGTCAACCTCATTGGCTCCTACAACGCCAGCCGGCTGTTCGCAGCCGCCTGCGTCAAGCTCGAGCCGATGGAAGACGGCGAGCGCGGCGTGATGATATTCACCGCGAGCGTGGCCGCCTTTGATGGCCAGGTGGGCCAACAGGCATACAGCGCATCCAAAGGGGGCCTGGTGGGCATGACGCTGCCCATGGCCCGGGACCTGGCCCAGCACGGCATTCGCGTGTGCACCATCGCCCCCGGCCTGTTCGCCACGCCGCTGATGCAGCAATTGCCCGAACCCGTTCAAGAATCACTGGCCAAAAGCATCCCCTTCCCTTCCCGCCTGGGCAAGCCCGAAGAGTTTGCCGAGCTCGCCGCCCACATCGTCACCAACGGTCACCTGAACGGTGAAGTGATCCGCCTGGACGGTGCCCTTCGGATGGCACCACGCTGA
- a CDS encoding acyl-CoA thioesterase, protein MTKTVIYEVDVMFGDCDPAGIVFFPNFSKWMDASSLNFFVRCGVPPWRELVKTTGIIGTPLLEIHTRFKRPATYGERIQIHTSVSEWRDKVFLHRHVVQRGDDVLCEGSETRAFCVRDPANADRIKAIPVPADIRALCT, encoded by the coding sequence ATGACCAAAACAGTGATTTACGAAGTGGACGTGATGTTCGGCGACTGCGATCCCGCAGGCATCGTGTTCTTTCCGAATTTCAGCAAATGGATGGACGCGTCGTCCTTGAACTTTTTCGTGAGGTGTGGCGTGCCACCCTGGCGCGAACTCGTGAAAACCACCGGCATCATCGGCACGCCCCTGCTGGAAATCCACACCAGGTTCAAGCGCCCCGCCACCTACGGCGAACGGATTCAGATCCACACCAGCGTGAGCGAATGGCGCGACAAGGTGTTTCTCCATCGCCACGTGGTGCAGCGTGGTGACGATGTACTGTGCGAAGGCAGTGAGACGCGCGCCTTTTGCGTGAGAGATCCAGCCAACGCCGACCGCATCAAGGCAATCCCGGTGCCCGCAGACATTCGCGCGCTGTGCACCTGA
- a CDS encoding MarR family transcriptional regulator, with translation MDTHYLESLLGYNARRAALAVIGVFLQRMEPYGLRPVDFSVLTLIAHNPGVTSRQICTALDILPPNLVGIVKSLQSRGWIVRRPHPTDRRAQGLHLTEAGRLLQSQAQVTATQLENDAASPLTARELDTLKLLLRKVYQR, from the coding sequence TTGGACACCCACTACCTGGAATCCCTGCTGGGCTACAACGCGCGGCGCGCGGCCCTGGCGGTCATCGGTGTCTTTCTGCAGCGCATGGAGCCCTACGGCCTGCGCCCCGTCGATTTCTCTGTGCTGACCCTGATTGCACACAACCCCGGCGTGACGTCTCGCCAGATCTGTACGGCGCTGGACATCCTGCCCCCCAATCTGGTGGGCATCGTAAAAAGCCTGCAATCCCGGGGATGGATCGTCCGCCGGCCCCACCCGACCGACCGCCGAGCCCAGGGCCTGCACCTGACCGAGGCAGGTCGACTCCTCCAAAGCCAGGCCCAGGTCACCGCCACCCAGCTGGAAAACGACGCGGCCAGCCCTCTGACGGCCCGGGAGCTGGACACGCTCAAATTGCTGCTGCGAAAGGTTTACCAACGCTGA
- a CDS encoding winged helix-turn-helix transcriptional regulator — MSAKDNAAVIQLFDLLESRYALRVIWALSDGHPQTFRLLQDSVGGVTPNTLNTRLKQLRAARLVEHGGDGYRLTAQGTDLARRLTDVQLFASRWSQNQARAAILAGGQTPPPPAGAANRSPG; from the coding sequence ATGAGCGCCAAAGACAATGCCGCCGTGATCCAGTTGTTCGATTTGCTCGAATCGCGCTATGCGCTTCGGGTGATCTGGGCCCTGTCCGACGGCCACCCACAAACCTTTCGCCTGCTGCAAGACAGTGTCGGTGGCGTGACGCCCAATACGTTGAACACCCGCCTGAAGCAGTTGCGCGCAGCGCGCTTGGTCGAACACGGTGGAGACGGCTACCGCCTCACCGCCCAGGGCACTGATCTGGCCCGACGCCTCACGGATGTGCAGCTTTTTGCCAGCCGGTGGTCGCAGAACCAGGCCCGCGCCGCCATCCTCGCTGGCGGCCAGACCCCTCCCCCCCCGGCTGGCGCGGCCAACCGAAGCCCTGGCTGA